A genomic window from Streptomyces sp. MST-110588 includes:
- the hisC gene encoding histidinol-phosphate transaminase, whose product MSEKTPKLRAVLDGIPTYKPGRPAAEGGPVTYKLSSNENPYPPLPGVLESAVAAAGAFNRYPDMACAGLMAELSDHFSVPVTDLATGTGSVGVAQQLVQATAGPGDEVIYAWRSFEAYPIITQVSGATPVQVPLTSDEVHDLEGMLAAVTDRTRLIFVCNPNNPTGTVVRRAELESFLDRVPADVLVVLDEAYREFNRDADVPDGIELYRDRPNVCVLRTFSKAYGLAGLRIGFAVAHEPVAAALRKTAVPFGVSQLAQEAAVASLRSSKALMERVDALVTERDRVFRALVAQGWTVPETHANFVWLRLGERTVAFASACEQAGVVVRPFPGEGVRVTIGESEAMDLFLKAAEEFRKEM is encoded by the coding sequence GTGAGCGAGAAGACCCCGAAGCTGCGTGCTGTGCTGGACGGCATCCCCACGTACAAGCCGGGCAGGCCGGCCGCGGAGGGCGGCCCCGTCACGTACAAGCTGTCCTCCAACGAGAACCCCTACCCGCCGCTGCCGGGCGTCCTGGAGAGCGCGGTCGCCGCGGCCGGGGCCTTCAACCGCTACCCGGACATGGCCTGCGCGGGCCTGATGGCGGAGCTGTCGGACCACTTCTCGGTACCCGTCACGGATCTGGCGACCGGGACCGGGTCGGTGGGGGTGGCCCAGCAGCTCGTGCAGGCCACGGCCGGACCGGGCGACGAAGTGATTTACGCGTGGCGCTCGTTCGAGGCGTACCCGATCATCACCCAGGTCTCGGGCGCGACGCCCGTGCAGGTGCCGCTGACCTCCGACGAGGTGCACGACCTGGAGGGGATGCTCGCGGCGGTCACCGACCGGACCCGTCTGATCTTCGTCTGCAACCCCAACAACCCCACCGGTACGGTCGTGCGCCGGGCCGAGCTGGAGTCCTTCCTGGACCGGGTGCCCGCGGACGTGCTGGTGGTCCTGGACGAGGCGTACCGGGAGTTCAACCGGGACGCCGATGTGCCGGACGGCATCGAGCTCTACCGGGACCGGCCCAATGTGTGTGTGCTGCGCACTTTCTCCAAGGCGTACGGACTGGCGGGCCTGCGGATCGGCTTCGCGGTGGCGCACGAGCCGGTGGCGGCGGCGCTGCGCAAGACGGCGGTGCCCTTCGGGGTGAGCCAGCTCGCCCAGGAGGCCGCGGTGGCTTCGCTGCGCAGCTCCAAGGCGCTGATGGAGCGGGTGGACGCGCTGGTCACCGAGCGGGACCGGGTGTTCCGGGCGCTGGTCGCGCAGGGGTGGACGGTGCCCGAGACGCACGCGAACTTCGTGTGGCTGCGGCTGGGGGAGCGTACGGTGGCGTTCGCTTCGGCGTGTGAGCAGGCGGGCGTGGTCGTCCGGCCGTTCCCGGGCGAGGGGGTACGGGTGACGATCGGCGAGAGTGAGGCGATGGACCTGTTCCTCAAGGCCGCCGAGGAGTTCCGCAAGGAGATGTGA
- a CDS encoding LacI family DNA-binding transcriptional regulator produces the protein MTAAGKHQVSRSTGRRLGRAGIRDVAAAAGVSITTVSDALNGKGRLPDATRRHVREVADRLGYRPSAAARTLRTGKSGLIGLTVTTYGDEPFTFTEFAYFAEMARAATSAALARGYALVILPATSRHDVWSNVALDGTVVIDPADGDPVVTELVRHGIPVVSDGRPGGALPVTGWVDNDHEAAVLGLLDHLADAGARRIGLLTGTTTDTYTRLSTTAYLRWCERMGQDPVYESYPAHDPCAGAVAADRLLARPDRPDAVYGLFDPNGTDLLAAARRYGLRVPDDLLLVCCSESTVYATTEPPITTLSLKPRRIGTAVVQLLIDAIEGLDSGRQVEQVIPTDLIVRTSSQRRSPRTTVSPPRGPSAP, from the coding sequence ATGACAGCAGCAGGGAAGCACCAGGTGAGCCGGTCGACCGGTCGCCGGCTGGGGCGGGCAGGCATCCGGGACGTGGCCGCCGCAGCCGGGGTATCCATCACGACTGTCTCCGACGCGCTCAACGGCAAGGGCCGGCTTCCGGATGCCACCCGTCGCCACGTCCGCGAGGTCGCCGACCGGTTGGGCTACCGCCCCTCCGCCGCCGCCCGCACCCTCCGTACCGGCAAGTCGGGCCTCATCGGCCTGACCGTGACCACGTATGGGGATGAACCTTTCACCTTCACCGAATTCGCGTACTTCGCCGAGATGGCCAGAGCCGCCACCTCCGCCGCCCTGGCCCGCGGCTATGCGCTGGTCATCCTCCCCGCGACCTCCCGCCACGACGTCTGGTCCAACGTCGCCCTCGACGGCACCGTCGTCATCGACCCGGCCGACGGCGACCCCGTCGTCACCGAGCTGGTACGGCACGGCATCCCCGTCGTCTCCGACGGCCGCCCCGGCGGCGCCCTCCCCGTCACCGGCTGGGTCGACAACGATCACGAGGCGGCCGTCCTCGGCCTCCTGGACCACCTCGCCGACGCCGGAGCCCGCCGTATCGGGCTGCTCACCGGCACCACCACGGACACCTACACCCGGCTGTCCACCACCGCCTACCTGCGGTGGTGCGAGCGGATGGGCCAGGACCCGGTGTACGAGTCCTACCCCGCCCACGACCCGTGCGCGGGCGCCGTCGCCGCCGACCGCCTGCTGGCCCGTCCGGACCGTCCGGACGCCGTCTACGGCCTCTTCGACCCCAACGGCACCGACCTGCTGGCCGCCGCCCGGCGCTACGGCCTGCGGGTTCCCGACGACCTCCTGCTGGTCTGCTGCAGCGAGTCCACCGTCTACGCCACCACCGAACCGCCCATCACCACCCTCTCCCTCAAGCCCCGCCGCATCGGCACCGCCGTCGTCCAGCTCCTCATCGACGCCATCGAAGGCCTGGACAGCGGGCGGCAGGTCGAACAGGTGATACCGACCGACCTGATCGTGCGGACCTCCTCACAGCGCAGATCGCCCCGTACGACCGTCAGCCCTCCGCGCGGACCGTCCGCCCCCTGA
- a CDS encoding metallophosphoesterase, which produces MVEGSMTQGAGQGPMVWTMGAQSEAVPERPGPPSGPPPMPLAPPPPVPPAAVPSELPDGYTPTARDLPVIGAGGGSRMDTHRTDVNRTDTLIDHPAVDHPTVDLSAVPESALPAPQTPEGPGPLYVVGDVHGYYDELRQALAAEGLIDADGKWAAGNTRLWFLGDFTDRGPDGIGVIDLVMQLSAEAAAAGGYCKALMGNHELLLLGAKRFGDTPVSSGAGTASFQAAWLLNGGQKSDMDRLQDHHLQWMARLDAVMEEDGHLLLHSDTTAYLEYGETIEDVNDTIHEVLTRSDADEVWDLFRKFTKRFAFRDEAGPQAVHELLDAYGGERVVHGHSPIPYLLGEVGTEDGEGEGIAVEGPHVYADGLAIAMDGGVTMAGKLLVVQLPLTG; this is translated from the coding sequence ATGGTGGAGGGGTCGATGACTCAGGGGGCCGGTCAAGGACCCATGGTGTGGACCATGGGGGCACAATCCGAGGCTGTGCCCGAACGTCCCGGGCCGCCTTCCGGCCCGCCTCCCATGCCACTGGCGCCACCCCCGCCCGTACCCCCTGCCGCGGTGCCCTCCGAGCTGCCCGACGGTTACACCCCCACCGCCCGTGACCTGCCGGTCATCGGCGCCGGCGGCGGGAGCCGTATGGACACCCACCGCACGGACGTCAACCGTACGGACACCCTCATCGACCACCCGGCCGTCGACCACCCGACCGTCGACCTGTCCGCCGTACCCGAAAGCGCCCTGCCCGCCCCCCAGACACCCGAGGGGCCGGGCCCGCTGTACGTGGTCGGCGACGTCCACGGCTATTACGACGAGCTGCGCCAGGCGCTGGCCGCCGAGGGCCTGATCGACGCCGACGGCAAATGGGCCGCGGGCAACACCCGCCTGTGGTTCCTCGGCGATTTCACCGACCGCGGCCCGGACGGCATCGGCGTCATCGACCTCGTCATGCAGCTCTCCGCCGAGGCCGCGGCGGCCGGCGGCTACTGCAAGGCGCTCATGGGCAACCACGAGCTGCTGCTGCTCGGTGCCAAGCGCTTCGGCGACACCCCTGTCAGCTCCGGCGCCGGCACCGCGTCCTTCCAGGCCGCCTGGCTGCTCAACGGCGGCCAGAAGAGCGACATGGACCGCCTCCAGGACCACCACCTCCAGTGGATGGCCCGCCTGGACGCCGTGATGGAGGAGGACGGACACCTGCTCCTGCACTCCGACACCACCGCCTACCTCGAATACGGCGAGACGATCGAGGACGTCAACGACACCATCCACGAAGTACTCACCCGCAGCGACGCCGACGAAGTCTGGGACCTGTTCCGCAAGTTCACCAAACGTTTCGCCTTCCGCGACGAGGCGGGCCCGCAGGCGGTGCACGAACTCCTGGACGCTTACGGCGGCGAACGCGTGGTGCACGGCCACAGTCCCATCCCGTACCTGCTCGGCGAGGTCGGCACGGAGGACGGCGAAGGGGAAGGCATCGCCGTGGAGGGACCGCACGTCTACGCGGACGGGCTGGCCATCGCCATGGACGGCGGTGTCACGATGGCCGGAAAGCTACTGGTCGTGCAACTGCCCCTGACTGGCTGA